Proteins co-encoded in one Cricetulus griseus strain 17A/GY chromosome 1 unlocalized genomic scaffold, alternate assembly CriGri-PICRH-1.0 chr1_1, whole genome shotgun sequence genomic window:
- the LOC118239699 gene encoding uncharacterized protein LOC118239699 produces the protein MTGHFPSLFGEGPRLEGFAIFTGDEEGGPPSSTLSQFLLSTLCRNRAAKVCSVLFGLCLVAVICALLSLETMGQTVTTPLSLTLSHWKDVQEYAHNQSVNVRKRKWITLCSSEWPTFDVGWPRDGTFNPQTIFQIKEKIMDPGPHGHPDQVAYIVTWEALVQDPPPWVRPFLHPKGPSLLPPSNRSNRPIPSAPTPPTPLIPPNPPSHSNLYPTVVKDTKAKEKKTPKVLPPGEDQLVDLLTEEPPPYPPLPPPPEAEADSAAALAEAAPDPSPMAYRLRGRREQPVPDSTTLPLRTGLNGQPQYWPFSASDLYNWKNNNPSFSADPVRLTSLIESVLTTHQPTWDDCQQLLQVLLTSEEKQRVLLEARKNVPGVNGQPTQLPNEIDAACPLERPEWDFTTEAAHLQALQLVQREVWKPLAQAYKDQRDHPTIPHSYQIGDTVWVRRHQAKNLEPRWKGPYIVLLTTPTALKVDGIAAWIHASHVKPARPTDSATASEWTAHRTQNPLKIRLSRTPSC, from the exons ATGACTGGACATTTTCCCAGTCTCTTTGGAGAAGGCCCTCGGCTTGAGGGATTTGCAATCTTTACTGGGGACGAGGAAGGAGGGCCCCCTTCCTCGACTCTCTCTCAATTCCTTCTGTCGACTCTCTGTCGAAACCGCGCTGCGAAAGTCTGTTCTGTGTTATTCGGTCTTTGTCTTGTAGCTGTCATTTGTGCCCTCCTAAGCCTAGAAACTATGGGGCAAACTGTCACCACTCCTTTGTCCCTAACACTCTCCCACTGGAAAGATGTACAGGAATATGCTCATAACCAATCTGTTAATGTGCGTAAACGCAAATGGATTACTCTTTGTTCTTCAGAATGGCCGACCTTTGATGTAGGCTGGCCGCGAGATGGTACCTTTAACCCCCAGACTATATTCCAGATAAAAGAGAAGATTATGGATCCTGGACCACACGGGCATCCCGATCAAGTGGCTTATATCGTCACTTGGGAGGCTTTGGTTCAGGACCCCCCTCCCTGGGTACGTCCTTTCTTACATCCCAAgggcccctctctccttcccccctctaaCCGCTCCAACCGACCCATTCCTTCGGCCCCTACACCTCCCACTCCTTTGATTCCTCCCAACCCCCCTTCCCATTCCAACCTTTACCCTACCGTGGTGAAAGACACTAAGGCTAAAGAAAAGAAGACACCTAAGGTACTCCCTCCGGGAGAAGACCAGTTGGTTGATCTATTAACGGAGGAGCCCCCGCCATATCCGCCACTGCCGCCCCCACCAGAGGCAGAAGCGGACTCCGCCGCTGCCTTGGCGGAAGCGGCCCCTGACCCTTCACCAATGGCTTATCGACTAAGAGGTCGTAGGGAGCAGCCCGTTCCAGATTCAACCACTCTGCCCCTCCGAACTGGGCTGAACGGCCAACCTCAGTATTGGCCATTCTCAGCATCGGACCTCTATaactggaaaaataataatccttcTTTTTCTGCAGACCCCGTGAGGCTGACATCTCTCATAGAGTCGGTACTCACGACTCACCAACCCACCTGGGATGATTGTCAGCAGCTTTTGCAGGTCCTTTTAACCTCGGAAGAGAAACAGCGCGTGCTACTAGAAGCACGAAAAAATGTCCCAGGAGTAAACGGGCAGCCCACCCAGCTGCCCAATGAAATTGATGCGGCTTGCCCTCTTGAAAGACCTGAATGGGATTTTACCACCGAAGCAG CTCATTTACAGGCCCTCCAACTAGTACAACGGGAGGTCTGGAAACCCCTTGCTCAAGCTTATAAAGACCAGAGGGACCATCCCACCATCCCCCATTCCTACCAGATCGGGGACACTGTTTGGGTCCGGCGTCACCAGGCCAAGAACCTTGAACCCCGCTGGAAGGGACCCTACATCGTTTTGCTTACCACTCCCACCGCACTCAAGGTAGACGGCATTGCAGCTTGGATACATGCTTCACATGTAAAGCCAGCCCGACCCACCGATTCAGCCACTGCATCAGAATGGACCGCACACCGCACTCAAAATCCTTTAAAGATAAGACTCTCTCGTACACCCTCCTGTTGA